AAACAATAAATCCATCCACGACTGCCTGATTGACCGTATCGGCAATTAGGCCATCTTTAGCCATTGGCACAATTAGAAGACTGACCTTAGCGGGTTCGCACACACTCGCAATGCCCTGGAGAAAAGCGATCGCCACTGGATCACTGAATGCATACAGTAACGACTCATGAAAAATGACTCCGATCGCCCCTGCCTGCCCCGTTCGCAACAATCGTGCCGTTGGATTGGGACCCGCGTATCCCATTTCTTTTGCCGTTACCAAAATTTTTTCTCGCAGTTCTGGAGAAAGCTGATCTGGACGGTTGAACGCATTTGAAACAGTGGTACGTGAGATTCCCAACGCTTTTGCAATATCCAAAAGGGTTGCAGGTTTGGGTGAATCAGAAAATGTCATAACCGTCCAGAATTGTTGATCTGAAATCCGACTTAAGAAGGAGCCGAGAAACTTGATCGATCAAGATATCGCCTCTATGATGGTAGCGAAACTGAATCGATTCAGAAAACAATCCGACTTGTGGAGCATTCACCATGAGAACTCATCAACGGCAACTTCTTTATCGACAACTCGAATTTATGGAGTCTCCTGCAACTTCAGGTTCTTTTCAGCAGGGAGTGATTGAGGTCGTTCAACGAGCCTGGATGTCCTTCTGGAACGCGATGGCAACACAAGATGAGCCTCAATTTAAGGAGCGACGCGATCGCCGTGGACAACCCTACTGGCAAGTTTATGATCCTGTCGCTGATCGAACCTTTCACCTGGACTCGTTGCAAACTGTGTTGGAGTGGTTGGAAAATCGACACAACTGAAAATTCCAGGATTTCGATTTGGGCTGAATCGATTCAGTCGCCTATCACGACCCAACTCCACTGACTACCTATGAAACCTGACCGCCGCACAAGCACACCCTCCCATGCGCCTGCCTCCATTGGGATTGCGATCGCCTTCTACGCCTTCATCACCATTGGGGTTGCCGAAAGTGGCTTAGGAGTGCTGCTGCCCTCTATTCTAGATACGTTTAATCTAACCCCTGCAACCGTGACGTTTTTGTTTATCAGCCAAATTGCAGGGTATGTGCTTGCTGCCTTTAGCAGTAGTCTGATCAGCAGTCGGTTGGGATTAGCTCCCATGCTGTTGATTGCGGCTATCACCCTCACCACGGCTCTCGCTACCTACGGCTTAGCTCCAGCTTGGGGCATCATGGTCGCCGTGGGAACCCTGCTGGGGTTGGGCATTGGCTTGATTGATGCGGGGATTAACGCCTACATGGTGAGTGACCAGCGGGAGGCAAAATGGATTGGGCTGCTCCATGCCTTCTATGGCATTGGTGCTTTGTTGGGACCAGCGATCGCCACGACCCTGCTGCTGTTGGGGCTCAATTGGCGACAAGTTTATGGTGTGATTGCCAGTTTGGTAGCACTACTCATTGTTACGGTTGGTTGGGTGATGGTCGTCCACTATCCGCCCATGATGCGACGAACTGCGACATCCAACTCTCATGCGGTTGCCAATCTCCGGTTTGCGCTCAAAACACCTGCCGTTCTGATTTCAGGGTTGTTTCTGCTGGTTGCTGTGGGGACAGAAGCCTCTCTGGGAAATTGGGCATATACGGTTCAGCAGGTCAGTCGCGGCATTTCAGCCTCTATAGCCGGATATAGCATTAGTGCCATGTGGTTGGGATTTACGATCGGACGGGTGATGCTGGGCATTTTTGTAAACCGATTGGGAGCCGCTCGCCTGGTTACAGCGTCGTTGTCTCTGCTTGCGGTTGGATTATTAACCTGGTGGCTACTGCCAGAGCAATGGCTGAGCTTGCCTATCATTGGGTTTGCGATCGCCGCCATTTTTCCCACAACCATTTGGCTGATGCCCCAGCGAGTTCCAACCGCTGTTGTTCCTGCGGCGATCGGCTTTGTCACCAGTGTTGCCAGTTTGGGATCAGCGATCATTCCGACAACGATTGGCTGGATTGCAAATCGAGCAGGCTTAGAAATCATTCCCATGTTGATTTTGCTATTGGCGATCGCATTAGCTGTGCTGCATTCCTGGTTAACGAAACAGGATGTCTCATCTTTTGATGATTAGGGGCAACAATGACTGAACGGACTTACGCAGTTAGATCCCCAAACTCCTTTTCTAAGGCTACGGTGTATACACATCTCTGCTTTGTCAATGATGCTGCAATGAGTTCGAGAATCAGGCATTGGGAGATTCTCCCTCAAACCCCCTAGCAGAATGTGTTTCGGTTAACCCACAGGCACGCTTCGCATCGGTTCCAAGTCCGGGTGTTTCGAATCAGGTCAAGCCCCTTCAAAAGCTCAAAGTCCCCCAGAGCTGGGGGATTTGGGGGGTTATGATGCCGATCTAATGTTTGATTGTGGCAGATCACTGGGTAGGGGCGTTTCGCGAAACGCCCTTACGGAATCATGTGCAGCGAAGCCAATTCAAATTGGTATAACGAATGCCCATGTATTTAAGCGAAGCTAAGGATTGGTACGGCATACACAATTGAATTATTTCCAGATCATTGTGCAACCGCAAAATTTTGATAAAACAGCGCAAGAATCGGGCTTCAGGTTTGAGGGGACTTTTTCTAATCTTGAGTTATTGAAACCCAACTCAAACCGAGGAACGACTTATGAACGTTATCCAATCCCTGATTGCAACTGGCACAATCGCGATCGTCTCCTTCACTGCTCTTCCTGTTGCTCTGTCAGAAACAGTAAACCCTGCCCCTGTTACCGTTGAGTCTTCAGCTTCAATAGTTGAACTGCCTGCATCCTTCCAACCCGGACTCAATCGGGTTGTCTTCCAGAGTGAGGGTGAGCGGATGGTTGGAAACCTGTACCTGCCAACCTCCTATCAGCCCGGAGACAAGCTTCCCGTAATTGTTGTGACAGGTGCCTGGACAACGGTGAAAGAACAAATGCCTGCGGTCTACGCTCAGCGGTTAGCCGATCGCGGATTTGCCACCTTCGCGTTTGATTTTCGCTACTGGGGTGAAAGCGGCGGAACTCCTCGCCAATACGAATCTCCTGCGGCTAAAGTACAGGACATCAAAAATGCCGTTGCCTTTCTGCAAACCTTACCTGTGATTGATAGCGATCGCATCGGTGGGTTAGGCATCTGTGCCAGTGCAGGCTACATGGCACAAGCGGTTGCGGAAGATTCAAGCTTCAAATCCTTTGCAACGGTTGCCGCCTGGTTGCATGATATGGATTCACTTAACGCTTTATTTGGTGAAGAAATGGTGCAGCGTCGGATGGAAATTGGTCAAGCTGCCCGTGAACAGTACGATCGCACAGGTGAGGTGGCTTATGTTCCGGCGTATTCTCAGGGCGATCGCAGTGCAGCGATGTTCGGTGATGTCAGCTACTACGGCAGTACGGATCGCGGTGTAATTCCAGAATGGACAAATCGCTTTGCAGTGATGTCGTGGCATGAATGGCAAGGTTTTGATGCAATGGCGATCGCTCCTCAAATCACCACTCCAACGTTGATGGTTCATAGCGATGGTTCTGCTTTGCCGGATAATGCCCGTGAATTCTATGCTTCGTTGAGTGGCGAAAAGCAGCTAGTTTGGACAGAAGGACAACATCTCGACTTCTACGATCGCGATCCTCAAGTTTCAACGGCTATTGATGCGTTGGTGACTCACTTCCAGGCAACATTGTCTGATGAAGCATTTTAAGTTATTGGTCATTCGTTAGTAGTTAGTAATTGTTGCTTATTCACCATTCGTTATTTACACATGATCAACGAAAAATGATCAGCAACAAATGACTAATAATCAGCAATAAATGACTAACAATAAATGATCGAAAAAACTACAATCACCGAAATAATTGAGGAGACTCAGATGAGTGGACGCATGGATGGAAAAGTTGTGATTGTGACGGGTGGAAGTTCGGGAATTGGTCGAGCAACTGCCATTGCATTCGCCAGTGAAGGTGCAAAAGTGGTGATTGCGGCACGACGAGTCAATGAAGGCGAAGACACCGTCAAACAAATTGTGGAAGCTGGTGGAGAGGCAATCTTTGTCCAAACGGATGTGACTCAGGCAAACGAGGTACAAGCTCTGGTCGATCGCACTCTAAAAAAATATGGTCGTCTGGATGCGGCATTCAATAATGCAGGTTCTGGTAAAGGGATTCGGTTGATTGATTTGACGGAAGACGAGTGGGAACAGGAAATTGCGGTCAACCTCAAATCGGTGTGGCTCTGTTTGAAGTATCAAATTCCTGCCATGCTGAAATCGGGTAAAGGGGCGATCGTCAATATGGCATCTCAGGGGGCAATCCTGGGTGTTCCCAACTACACGGCTTATGGAGCAGCGAAGGGTGGTGCGGCAGCGTTAACTCGTGCGGCGGCGGCTGAATATGCGGCAGAGGGCATTCGGATTAATGCGGTCAGTCCCGGTGCAGTTGAAACAGAGCTTTGGGCAAATGCGCCTGCCGGAATGCTGGAACAGGTGGCAGCGGGGATTCCGATGCAGCGGGTTGGACAGCCCCAGGATATTGCGGAAACGGTTGTCTGGCTTTGCTCCGATGCGGCTGGATTTATCACCGGACAAAACATTGCCATTGATGGCGGCTATACCACCTCCAACTAAAACTCACTGAACTCTCATGAAAAAATATTGGATTGCGCTCTTTGCTTTTGTATTAGCGATCGCCCTCATAATGAGCTGGAAATCAGAACAACCTGCGATCGCCAATGACGCACCTACCAGCCAGGAACAAGCTAATGTTCAACTGATTCAGGATTACTACGCTGCCTATGCAGAAGGCGATCTAGAAGCCCTCAAAAACTTCTTTGCCCCCAATATCGTCTGGCGCATTCCTGGGCATCATCCCTTAGCAGGCGAAAAGCGTGGTGTAGACGAAGTAATTGCATTTTTTACCCAACTTGCACAAGGCAATTTCCAAGCCGATCCCATCTTTTTTCAAGCACAGGGAGACTATGTGGTAGACATCCACCGAGGCTGGAGCAATGTTGAGGATGGTGGAACTCAAGTCGATCAGCTATTCACACTGATGTTCAAAGTTGAGAATGGCAAAATCGTTGAGGCTCAAAACTTCCTGACCGATCAGCACCAGGCAGATGCTTTCTTCTGGAGAACCTATCCCCTCAAGCCGTTGCCCGATCGCCTCGCTCAGTAGATCTAATATCAACTCTCCTCGTTTAGAAAAAGTCATGCTCAAGAACAAACGCCGTCAAGTATTGCTGGTCGGAGGAAGTGTAATCGCCTCCACGCTTCTCTCCAACAAACTTGCAACGGCTCAATCTTCTAACCCAACCATGAACTCAACCACCGATCGAGATGCCATTATCAATGCGGTCAATCAAATTGCTATCATGGCTGATCTCCGCAACTGGGACGCTTGCCGAGATGCCTTTAGCGATCGCGTCGCAACCGATTACACCTCTCTCACAGGTGGAGAACCGTCAATCGTCAATGCAGAAGATTTAGTTAGTGGCTGGGAAACCTTCTTCTCACAAACCTTTAAAGTGACTCAGCACTTGATTGGTAGCCATGTTGTCACCATCACGGGAGATACTGCAACTTGTCTTTCCAACTTTCAAGCCCACCATGTTTATTTAGATTCTGCAAAAGGAACCTGGACGTTGGGTGGCATTTACGAACATGGTTTAATCCAAACGCCTCAAGGCTGGAAAGTAAACCGGATGAAAATGACCTGGACGTGGGAATCCGGCGATCGCCCTAACTAGCTACATTGCAAGCGATAATCCTTGGGTGTCACCCCGGTTGCTTTACGAAAATGAGTGGTGAAGTGGCTCTGGTTAGAGAAGCCGACTCGATAGGCGACTTCTGCGATCGCCAACTGAGTCACTGTCAACAGAACTTTAGCCCGTTCCATCCGGCGTTGAATCAGATACTTGTGGGGAGTTTCTCCCGTTGCAGCTTTGAAAGCACGAGCAAAATGAAACTGACTCATTGGAACCAAAGCTGCCATATCTTCGATCGCCATATCTTCTGCCAGATGTTCCTCAATGTAATCTTGAATTTGCTTTAGTTTTACAGCATCTAAAGCCCGACCTGGAACAACGAGCTTCTTTTGTGGCGTTCCCGATTCACAGTAGTTCCGTAACAAATGAACCGTCAGCAAATTTTTCAGCGACTCAGCAAAGAGGTTTCCGCCCAACCCCTCATTTAACAGTTCACCTTTAAACCAGTGAGCCACTTGAGTAATGGTGGGATCAGGAAAAATCACCCGATGGGTCAATCGCGTTTCTTCAGATAGGTCATTCTCGATTGCAATCTGCTTTAGATAATCCGGATCAAGGTAAAGCGTGACGTACTCACTCGCCTTCTCTCGGTGATGCCAGACAAACTCGCGATCGCCATACAAAAACGTACTCCCGGCAGGCAAAGCCGTGGTTTGTTTTCTACCATCGACAGACCAGGTCACACGATCGTGCGGGATAAATGCCACACTAATCGCGTGTTTGGGCATGGCAAACTCAAAGTCACCCACGCTTTCGAGCAGCCCATACTCCACCGTAATGTTCTGCCACTCCTTCTTGAGGAAAAGGGAAGGTTGCTCCGTCATCCGCCACCACTTCAGAAAACGTTACTGCCCTTATCGTATCGAAATATAATTTCCTGGCAAGCCCTCCGCTTCGCGGTAGTGCCTGGGTATCGTCTGCAATACCCGAAATACAGGCGTCATGTAACCCTGATTGCCGAATCCAGCTTTTGTAGCAACTTCAGCCAGCGTTCATCTCAAAGGGGGAATTGCGTTGCAACGCTCCTGATTCTGCAAAGCTGTTGAGTCAGTTGATCAAGACTCAATCCAATCACGGTAGCAAGATTACTCAAACTGGATCGCAAGAATCTACAAAGACAGCGATCGCCCAAAACTCGTAAGCTTATTGTTACCGTTCTAATTCAAAAAAATTCCTCTTCTGTTGTTGAGTTAGTTCACTCAACTTAATTCATATGATTGTCACCAATTAAACGCTCGAACTCCGTTTTGATGAGGGCATAACACTCACAGCTTGTTACCTCTAACCCAGGTCGATCTTGAATAGATATTTTGCCGTACTTGTAGGAAATAAAACCAGCATTTTGTAACTTAGCCGCGACCTCACTCACCCCTGCTCGCCGAACCCCCAACATTTGTGACAAAAATTCGTGAGTGAGGGAAAATTCATCGGTTCCTACTCGATCGTGTGTCAAGAGTAGCCAACGGCAGCAGCGTTGTTCAATCGAATGAACTCGGTTACATAATGCGGATTGGGAGATCAGGTTGAACAAGGCTTGCGTGTAGCGATGCAGCACCTCATAAAGTGCTGTACCGGGGGTAACTTGAGTCCGCAAATCCTTTGCGCGCATTTTCAAGCCATTACCTGGAATTTGAACCATTGATATTCCTGGGATTCTCTCGGCTCCCAGAAATACGGGCAGTCCCACCATCCCTTCATTGCCAACTGTACCCACCTCAATGAGTTCACCTTCTGAAGTGAGTGACAGCAGTGAGCAAACGCCTTTTAATGGAAAATACACAAACTCAATCGGCTCATTTGGCTGATAAAGCTCTCGTTTAAAGTCGAGGGAAACAAGTTCCAGGTAGGGCTGAAGCTGCTCAAATTCTTCTGTTGGCAAGCTAGCCAGAAGCCGATTATTAACAAAATTTAAAGATTCTTGGGACACAAAGATTGGCTTTCCAGTTACATCACTCGTATCTCATGGAATAACACAGAGCAAAAGATAAAACCCTCTGACACAAGGGGAAGAACACCTAAACAAGAACTGTACGCTAAAGTACAATGTGAGAGGACGCAATTGTACGGTTAAGTACACTTCTGTCTTTGACGGTTCTTAAGTTTGCGCTCTCATGAGTTCCCTTATCCAAATTCCGCAACATCGCATTTTCTCCCACTTTCCCAATATTGCGTTTAATGTTGTGGCATTGGCAGCTTCGATGGGGGGAATACCAACACTCCGTACCATTCTGTCTGCCTTGCCTGCCGATTTTCCAGCAGCAATTCTGGTCGTCCAACACCTCAGCCCCAACTCCAGCCACTTGCCTGAGGTCTTAGGCTATCGAACTGCTCTAAAGGTCAAGCCAGCAGCAACCGGAGATGTTTTGCGTCCGGGCACGGTTTACGTTGCTGTTCCGGCTCGTCACCTGTTGGTTCAGCCAAACGGGACACTGCTGCTCTCGGATGATCCTAAGATGAATTTTATTCGCCCAGCTGCTGATAAGCTGTTGATGTCAATGGCAACCACCTATAAATCACGAGCGATCGCGGTTGTCCTCACGGGTAACGGGAGTGATGGTGCATTGGGCGTGTTAGCCGTTAAGAAGTATGGGGGCGTGGCGATCGCTCAGGATGAAGCGACCTCTGAGTTTTTTGGTATGCCCGGAGCAGCAATCGCCACAGGACAAATCGATTGGGTATTACCAGTAGAGGCGATCGCCTCCAAACTACTTCATCTCGTGACATCGGCAGTTGTAGCCTGATGAATGGCGTTGCTGAATGCAGATATGAATTGCCCTCATCCCCAACCCTTCTCCCTAGGGTGAGGGCTGCAAAAGGCTTCAGTACGAAAATCATACTTCTATTTAGCAACGCCACTTTTTCTATGATTCTCAAGGCTGTAAATTAGGGGGGGCTAATTCTGGATGCGATGCCCACACCATTCGCCGAAGTCTAGGTAACTGACGGGCATAAAAAATGGATACCAGGACACAGACAACGCCACTGACGGCTACAGTAGTGGGCGCACCCAACAAGCTAACAAGAGTACCCTGAAACAAATTACCAAACGAAATCATGCCAAGGAACGACATATCGCTCAACACTCCACCAAAGGGAACCAGCACCAAATTGGGCACCTGACTGACAAAGCCCACAATTCCCAGTAGCACCGGCGATTGAGTCAGGTGATAGACCAACCAAACCATTGCCACCATTGTGATCCAACTGCCGACAAGAGAAAGCCCCTGACCGAGAAAAAACAGCCGATAATTTCTTGATCGGAAGGCTGGAAATGAGAGAGTTTGTTTAATGGAATTCAAGGGGGAATATACCTTTCAAAATCAAGATCGGAAATTCAATTAATTCACAAATTGGGTAGAAAATAGGCAGGGGTAGATTTTGTTAAAACGCCGACTGTAAGCTCACAGAAATTTGCTAAACCTGCCCTTACAACATTTGGACGCCACCGCTAACGGGCAAATATGCCCCAGTGATAAATCCTGCTGACTCAGATGCCAGCAACAGAATGGCTCCAGCAACATCTTCTGGTAATCCATTTCGCTTTAGTGGCACCCTTTGAGCCGAAGCATCTTTATGGGCTTGCGGTAATCGGGCAGTCGCATCGGTCAAGGTTAAGCCCGGTGAAACCACATTGGCGCGAATGTTATGAGGACCAAGTTCCAACGCCAGACTTTTGATGAACGCATCTAATCCAGATTTGGCGGTACTATGAGCAACAAAGCCTTCTCCGGGATCGCGGGATAAGCCACTGCTAACCGCAATAATGCAGCCTCGCTGGCGTTCTATCATGGAAGGAACAACCGCCTTACAGGGAAAAAACGCTCCTTTCAGTTCTCCCAGCAATTTTGCTTCAAAGTCTTCCCAACGGTAATCCACAAAGGGAGCCATTGGAAAATTTGCGTTGGCATTAATTACCAGCGTATCTATGGTTCCCAGAGTATCAGACACTTGTTGCACCATGGCATCGACTTGCTGTGGATCGCGCACATCGGCTTTGATTGCCATTGCCCGACCACCACCAGATGTAATTGATTCAACAACATCCTGCGCCGCTGGTTCACTGCCGTAATAATTGACACCCACCACAGCACCGTGTTGCCCCATTAGTCGAGCGGTTGCTGCACCAATACCGCGACTTGCACCTGTAATCAAAACGACGCGATCGCGCAGCAGTTGGGTATTATTTGAGACTTGTTGAGGTTGAGCCGTAACCATCGTTTGCTCCTGTTATTTTTGTTGGATTTTTTATGGTGTTGGACAAATGATGAGAATTGATTCCAACTGCCAGACAACACAAATGCTTCTAATACTTTTTGCGTATGGAGAGTAAATTCTTGCTGCTCTGGTTTACGGTTGATATAACTTTGGTTCAGCCATCAAATGTTCACTGCTTTGTTGAGCGGTGCGATCGCTCAAATAGATCAACCAGGCAAAAGAACTGTCTTTACTAAATGCCTATATCCAGAAAGCTCAGTATTACTCGTTCACATTTTTAGTTGTTTCAACCTTCACTTTAAAGAGCATTGATTATTAAGTTCTCTTTCATCAGGAAGAGCCATCAGTATGAACCCAAGCAACCAAGGATGAAGTATTTGGCTCAATCTAAGGAGACTAAGTTGTTGACTCTAGGTAAAACTTAGGTCAGCATTTGAAACCTAATACCGATTCAGGCTGTGATGGCTACACATAACCCCACCACCTACGGCACCTCCCCTTACTAAGGGGAGGTTGGGAGGGGTCGCATGTGTCGTGTTTTCAAATCAAATTGGTATAAGTTATACTCTCAACTTCTATTCAATGAAGTGTTGTTTGAAGGACACTCTAACTTTACAAAAGCTTTGTTTTTAGAAGACTTTAAGTTGTGTAATCGACTTAACGTGGATTCACACCAAGGCTTACTTGAGTTCTTGCCACAATCGCTCAATCAGATTGACCCTTAGGTAGTAGAGAAGCTGAAATAGGGGAACAACGTTGTCAGAAAAGCTGATGATTACTCAATCAATTCCCCAATATTGAAATCAATGCGAATCCATCGCTTGAACTTTCTTAAACTGTCGAGCAGTTGGAGGGGAATTTGCCAGTGATGCACCATCAAAAACGGAAGGGGGTCATCTACTCTAAAAATGGCTTCCTTCCCCTGCCAGATGGTGTTAATCCAGCGTTGCAGTTGTTTAAGCGATCGCACCTCATTCAACCGCCAGAGTTCGTGATAGAGCCAGTAGGTAGGTTTGCTAGAGGTCAATGGTCGCAAAGGTTCGGAGGGAGCTTGGGGGTCAAGGTAGGCAGCAGCGACACCGGGATGGTTGTAGAACATGGTGATTGCCGAGTGGGTGCGGGGGTTACACTCGATCGCATAAACCGTCCCATCTTCCGCTTGAATCAGGTCAAAAGAAGCCTGCCCATAGCCTGGAACAGCCGATAAGAACCGTTCGATCCAGGCAGCGATTTCAGGTTTATCGACCTGCTGATAATTCACCTGAAATGCAGAGGATTCGCAGCAGCAGTAGAGCGTTGATCGCCCATCGCGGACGGTACTGTGGGTGCAATATTCCTGCCCTGGAATGAACTCTTGCAAAATCCAGGGTTTTGCCTCGCTAATGGGCAAACGGTTTACAAAAGATGCCGTTGCCTCTGGCGTTTCGCAGGGAAGTTTGGTCAGGTCGAGCCGATGTTTGGCATCGTAGGGAATGCTTTTCAGAATGTATTTGCGTTTTTCGTTTGAGAAATCGAAGTTTAAGACCTGTTCCGGTGATGTCATTCGATAGGTCTTTGGAACCGTCAGCGAGAGCGATCGCGCTTGTTCCGCAAAAGCAAATTTATCGTCCAACATTTGAATTGTTTCAGCATCAAAATGACAAACCTCACAGTAATCCGCGAGTGGATGCTCAGTCATTCCGTCGTAATAAAGCACAGCGAAGATAGCAACGGGAATAAACAAGTCGATCTTCTCTTGACGAGCGATCGCCCGAAGCGTATCAACGTACCCCTGCAAATCCTTCGCCGGATCGGGCACGGTGTAGAATGCTCCAACCGTGTTGGAATATTGATTCCCGCTATGCCAAAACTTCTCCGTATCAATTAAGATTACCCGATGCCCAGCCGCATGAAATGAACGGGCAAGCTGGAGGGCTTTGGTCATTCTGCCGCCTGCAATCAAGATATTTTTGGGCTGCTCGGCTGTGATGAGTGTTGGTGAGGAACGGCGGAACCAACTCCAAAAGAGTGAACCAAGAACGATCGCCAAATTAAAGGGAAAGGCGATCGCTAATAACGCCAGTGTGCCAAGGTTTTGCAGAATCGCCCAAATGACAGACTGTAAATTGAAGGGTTCCTTTGCAACGGTCTTAACTGGATGGGGAGCGTTTGTTTGCCGGGTTGGTAGCGTTTGATAGGTTTCTGTCATAATCTCTACCCATCCCTCAAATCCGACGAATGAGCGTGAGTCCATCTCGAACGGGAAGTAAAACCTGTTCGGTACGGGGATCATCGGCAACGACTTGATTAAAGTGGGCGATCGCCTTTGCAGTATCCGATTGCTCTGACTCTGAGAGGTAAACTTCTCCTAAAAACAGCGTATTGTCTGCACAGATATAGCCGTTGGGTGCAAGTAGATTGCTGCCGATCAGTTTCTCGTAATACTCCACGTAACCCGCCTTATTCGCATCGATAAAGGCAAAATCAAAGGTTGCTTGATCGGCAATCAGTTGATCCAGGGTATCTGAAGCGGCACCCAATTTGATCCCGATTTTGTGACCGTGGGGCGATCGCTCAAATAAACGTTGAGCAAACTGGGCGGCGTAAGGATCAATTTCACAGGCAACCAGGCACCCGTCCTCCGGTAAGGCTTCTGCCATTGCCAGTGCGGAATATCCGGTAAACATGCCAATATCCAGAACCCGTTTAGCCCCGGTCATCCGCACAAACATTTTCAACGCCTGTCCTTCCAGGTGTCCGGTCAACATTTCTTGCTCTAAATGTTGTTCCGTTTCCCCTCCGTCAAATTTTGCCTGCCAGGGTTCGTGCTGCGTTTTTTGCGCGATCTCCGTTAAAGCGAGTGATTCGGGTGTTGTCGATCGCTCCAAATAGTCATCCAACCCTGCGATTAAAAGCAGTGCTTTTTGGAGATGGATAGCGAGATCGCCGGGAGTATCGGTGATTTGGGGTAACAGGGCGATCGCCTTCTCTAGATGATGAGCCGCAATTTTTACGGGCGTAATGGGGCGGGGTGGCGTTGCAGGCATCGAGTTCGTGACGCTGAAGGTCATACAGCACCTCCCACCAGCGAAGGAACAGACTTGACGAACGTCTCTTCTGGTTTCACATAGGCATCAATTCCGTCTCCTGCCCTTGGATAAGCGGCACACAGGCTCTTGTGTTCTTTCAGGGTTGCTGCCAATTCCTCACGGGTCAGGTCATTCACAAAGTGACAGGTACCAATCGGATGGGGAACCGCCGCCCGCAGTAGACCATCACGGGTCAAGGTAATCGATTGGGTAGCTTTCCAGAGGAGTTCAATATCTAAATCGGAGTGATCCAACGCTAACCCCAGACGGCTCATTAATCCCAGAATGCCATCGCGCTCCCCTAAAGAGATATAACCCCGACGTGCGGCAAGGGTTGCAGAAAACGCCATGTCAATGCTGACAGCGTGACCATGAAGCAACGGAGGCTCTGGCGTGAGTTCTAACGTCGGACTCCAGGTGTGACCATAGGCAATCACGCGATCGAGCATCAACTCATGCAAGTTGGGAGTTTCTAGCTCCAGCATGGTTTTGATTGATTCATAGTTCACCTGATGTCCCACATTTCGCAAAGAGATATCATTACTGCGGTAGCCAAAGTGGGTGTAGAGCAGATCTTCCCCGTAGCGATCGAGCAGGTCAAACACCTGCCGATTTGAGACAACGGCGATTTTGACCAGTTCTGCCATGCCATTGCGAATTTGATCAACAGGCAGCGATCGCAGGAATGAGAAATCGAGAAAGGTTGCTTTCGGCGCGTGATAAGCCCCCAGACGGTTCTTTAACTTACCGTGGTTAACCGCTACTTTGATGGCAATTCCAGCATCAATCAGACCAATCAAAGTGGTTGGAACTCGAATGTAGTTTGTGCTACGCCGA
This genomic stretch from Oscillatoria sp. FACHB-1407 harbors:
- a CDS encoding chemotaxis protein CheB produces the protein MSSLIQIPQHRIFSHFPNIAFNVVALAASMGGIPTLRTILSALPADFPAAILVVQHLSPNSSHLPEVLGYRTALKVKPAATGDVLRPGTVYVAVPARHLLVQPNGTLLLSDDPKMNFIRPAADKLLMSMATTYKSRAIAVVLTGNGSDGALGVLAVKKYGGVAIAQDEATSEFFGMPGAAIATGQIDWVLPVEAIASKLLHLVTSAVVA
- a CDS encoding SDR family oxidoreductase, with product MVTAQPQQVSNNTQLLRDRVVLITGASRGIGAATARLMGQHGAVVGVNYYGSEPAAQDVVESITSGGGRAMAIKADVRDPQQVDAMVQQVSDTLGTIDTLVINANANFPMAPFVDYRWEDFEAKLLGELKGAFFPCKAVVPSMIERQRGCIIAVSSGLSRDPGEGFVAHSTAKSGLDAFIKSLALELGPHNIRANVVSPGLTLTDATARLPQAHKDASAQRVPLKRNGLPEDVAGAILLLASESAGFITGAYLPVSGGVQML
- a CDS encoding ATP-grasp enzyme — encoded protein: MTETYQTLPTRQTNAPHPVKTVAKEPFNLQSVIWAILQNLGTLALLAIAFPFNLAIVLGSLFWSWFRRSSPTLITAEQPKNILIAGGRMTKALQLARSFHAAGHRVILIDTEKFWHSGNQYSNTVGAFYTVPDPAKDLQGYVDTLRAIARQEKIDLFIPVAIFAVLYYDGMTEHPLADYCEVCHFDAETIQMLDDKFAFAEQARSLSLTVPKTYRMTSPEQVLNFDFSNEKRKYILKSIPYDAKHRLDLTKLPCETPEATASFVNRLPISEAKPWILQEFIPGQEYCTHSTVRDGRSTLYCCCESSAFQVNYQQVDKPEIAAWIERFLSAVPGYGQASFDLIQAEDGTVYAIECNPRTHSAITMFYNHPGVAAAYLDPQAPSEPLRPLTSSKPTYWLYHELWRLNEVRSLKQLQRWINTIWQGKEAIFRVDDPLPFLMVHHWQIPLQLLDSLRKFKRWIRIDFNIGELIE
- a CDS encoding O-methyltransferase, whose amino-acid sequence is MTFSVTNSMPATPPRPITPVKIAAHHLEKAIALLPQITDTPGDLAIHLQKALLLIAGLDDYLERSTTPESLALTEIAQKTQHEPWQAKFDGGETEQHLEQEMLTGHLEGQALKMFVRMTGAKRVLDIGMFTGYSALAMAEALPEDGCLVACEIDPYAAQFAQRLFERSPHGHKIGIKLGAASDTLDQLIADQATFDFAFIDANKAGYVEYYEKLIGSNLLAPNGYICADNTLFLGEVYLSESEQSDTAKAIAHFNQVVADDPRTEQVLLPVRDGLTLIRRI
- a CDS encoding sedoheptulose 7-phosphate cyclase, which translates into the protein MSNIQAQLSTTSTGFRVEGYEKIEFDFQFVEWLFDIRQSNLANYYTTLKRCLAIVDETVNQLYGAQLQHYFQHYGIELTIFPVSIKEPSKTIATWQTIIDAFCRFNLLRKEPVLVIGGGLVTDVVGFACAAYRRSTNYIRVPTTLIGLIDAGIAIKVAVNHGKLKNRLGAYHAPKATFLDFSFLRSLPVDQIRNGMAELVKIAVVSNRQVFDLLDRYGEDLLYTHFGYRSNDISLRNVGHQVNYESIKTMLELETPNLHELMLDRVIAYGHTWSPTLELTPEPPLLHGHAVSIDMAFSATLAARRGYISLGERDGILGLMSRLGLALDHSDLDIELLWKATQSITLTRDGLLRAAVPHPIGTCHFVNDLTREELAATLKEHKSLCAAYPRAGDGIDAYVKPEETFVKSVPSLVGGAV